A genomic segment from Nicotiana sylvestris chromosome 1, ASM39365v2, whole genome shotgun sequence encodes:
- the LOC104243462 gene encoding aspartic proteinase CDR1-like — translation IPDRLTGVYLINFSVGTPPKFQQVVVDTGSHINWIQCQPCVDCYKQDIPIFYPVNSSTFKPVSCQSPKCFQNNCQGSQCVYFATYVSSSYSFGDVATDTFTFYSANGEELSFPAIVFGCAHRSKSTPVTPMMSGLIGLGASPASLMSQIINPAFGQKFSYCFVPFSLLGFPSKLTFGDNAWGPGSFFTPLIVKPSDVFYFLTLLGISVGEKKLELIVNSSTIFQEGNIVIDSGTTYTSLPTPFYNQLETVVREAVEVEPWSDNSQSGTSLSLCYKDLDGNDIPPLTLHFIGADVPLSKDNIMPPMPNSDGLCCLAFLPTENQPFFGNVAQSNFLVGYDLDKMIVSFKATDCTKMA, via the coding sequence ATACCTGACCGTCTTACTGGTGTATACCTAATAAACTTTTCTGTTGGAACTCCTCCAAAGTTTCAACAGGTAGTTGTTGACACTGGCAGTCATATTAATTGGATACAATGCCAACCTTGTGTCGACTGCTACAAACAAGATATCCCCATTTTCTACCCCGTAAATTCTTCAACCTTTAAGCCCGTCTCCTGTCAGTCACCTAAATGCTTTCAAAATAACTGTCAAGGAAGCCAATGCGTGTATTTTGCTACTTACGTTAGTAGTAGTTACTCATTTGGTGATGTAGCTACGGATACTTTCACTTTCTATTCTGCAAATGGAGAGGAATTATCTTTTCCAGCTATTGTTTTTGGATGTGCTCACAGATCCAAATCTACACCAGTGACCCCAATGATGTCTGGCTTAATAGGGCTTGGAGCTTCTCCTGCGTCTTTAATGTCGCAAATAATTAATCCAGCATTTGGACAGAAATTTTCCTACTGTTTTGTGCCCTTTTCACTATTAGGTTTCCCTAGCAAACTTACCTTTGGTGACAATGCTTGGGGACCTGGGAGTTTTTTCACTCCACTTATTGTTAAACCTTCCGATGTGTTCTATTTCTTGACCCTCTTAGGCATATCGGTTGGTGAAAAAAAACTGGAACTTATTGTTAATTCCTCTACTATTTTTCAAGAGGGGAATATTGTGATAGACTCGGGAACTACTTATACTTCCCTTCCTACCCCGTTCTACAACCAACTTGAAACAGTGGTGAGAGAAGCCGTTGAAGTGGAACCGTGGTCTGACAACTCACAATCTGGGACGAGTCTCAGTCTCTGCTACAAAGATTTGGATGGCAATGATATTCCTCCACTGACGCTTCATTTTATTGGAGCTGATGTCCCGCTGTCTAAGGATAATATCATGCCTCCAATGCCAAATAGTGACGGACTTTGCTGCCTAGCCTTTTTACCTACAGAAAATCAGCCCTTCTTCGGGAATGTCGCCCAATCGAACTTTCTAGTTGGATACGATCTAGATAAAATGATCGTATCCTTCAAGGCCACTGATTGCACCAAAATGGCCTGA